A region of bacterium DNA encodes the following proteins:
- a CDS encoding SPFH domain-containing protein, translating into SSKSIIELDDERKAAMVSNLLVVLCSNHSTQPVINTGTLYT; encoded by the coding sequence CAGTTCGAAGTCCATCATCGAGCTGGACGACGAACGCAAGGCGGCCATGGTCTCGAACCTCCTGGTCGTGCTGTGCAGCAACCACTCGACCCAGCCCGTGATCAACACCGGGACGCTCTACACGTAG